In one Solanum lycopersicum chromosome 11, SLM_r2.1 genomic region, the following are encoded:
- the LOC101249329 gene encoding tetraspanin-3 — translation MRTSNHLIGLLNFFTFLASIPILSGGIWLSSRANNTDCLKFLQWPLIIIGVSIMVVSLAGFAGSCYRNTFLMYIYLWAMFFIIAALIGFVIFAYAVTDKGSGRPVMNRAYSEYYLQDYSGWLEQRVSSQNYWVKISSCIRDSRSCGKMRRIYNGVPESVEMFYLRKLSPIESGCCKPPTECGYVYQNETVWVPGGGLVGADPDCVKWSNDQEQLCYNCDSCKAGVLASLKKSWRKVSVINIVILILLVIMYMVAIAAFRHNKRIDNDEPYGETRMEKAQPSRIHF, via the exons aTGAGAACCAGTAATCACTTAATAGGTTTACTAAACTTCTTCACTTTCTTAGCATCAATCCCAATTTTAAGCGGTGGAATCTGGTTAAGCAGCAGAGCAAACAACACAGATTGCTTAAAATTCCTTCAATGGCCATTAATAATAATTGGGGTTTCAATAATGGTTGTTTCTTTAGCTGGATTTGCTGGTTCTTGCTACAGGAACACTTTTTTAATGTACATTTATCTATGGGCAATGTTCTTCATCATTGCTGCATTAATTGGATTTGTGATTTTCGCTTATGCTGTTACTGATAAAGGGTCGGGTCGACCCGTTATGAATCGGGCTTATTCCGAATATTATTTACAAGATTATTCCGGTTGGTTGGAACAAAGAGTTTCGAGTCAAAACTACTGGGTAAAGATAAGTTCGTGTATAAGGGATTCGCGAAGTTGTGGTAAGATGAGAAGGATTTACAATGGAGTTCCGGAGAGTGTTGAGATGTTTTATCTGAGGAAACTTAGTCCTATCGAG TCTGGTTGCTGCAAGCCTCCTACAGAATGTGGCTACGTTTATCAGAACGAGACGGTTTGGGTTCCCGGAGGAGGACTAGTTGGAGCTGATCCAGATTGTGTTAAATGGAGCAATGATCAAGAACAGCTCTGTTACAATTGTGACTCTTGCAAAGCTGGTGTACTTGCTAGCCTTAAAAAGAGTTGGAGAAAAGTGTCTGTTATCAACATAGTCATATTGATCCTCCTTGTTATCATGTATATGGTTGCCATCGCGGCGTTTAGGCACAACAAACGGATCGATAACGATGAGCCTTATGGAGAAACAAGGATGGAGAAGGCTCAACCTAGCAGGATACACTTCTAA